ATCAATCCTGCCTTCCGGCTCTAAAATGCAGATTTCGGCACTGTTTTATGCCTCCCATGCTGTCCCAGCATGCTCCGGTCTCTCCAAGTGGTAAAAGGCAAGGTATTTTTCAGGGAAATAAAAGTTATACCTGATTATATATTAGCTGCCTATTCAGGTCGTGCATCAGGTGAGAATGCATACAGTGCTGACCGAATCCATGTATACAATCATGATGGAAGCTATGTAAAAACACTCATCATAGGAAAAGATATAACCGACATGGCTTATGATAACACCTCGAATCGCCTTTTCTGTATATTCAATGACGAGAATATACAATTTGGATATATCGAACTGGACGGCATTCTATAATGCAATATCACACCTTTGTTATCATAAATTCATGTTATAAAAGTATATTATTATCATGTAAAAGGTGATAATAAACATAGGCATGAGGCTGTATCGTAATCAATGTTTACGATACAGCCTCATGCTTGTGGACTTTATTTTATTGCTGTCAGGAGAGGGCCTGCTCTATGTCGGCGATTATGTCGTTGACATCCTCGATGCCTACGGAGAGGCGTATCAGGTCAGGTGCTACTCCTGCTTCACGCAGTTGCTCGTCGGTGAGCTGGCGATGGGTGTGGCTTGCGGGATGCAGCACACATGTGCGTGCGTCGGCAACATGTGTGACTATTGCTATGAATTTCAAGCGGTCCATAAATTTTATTGCGTCCTCGCGTGAGCCGTGAAGCCCGAATGCGATCACTCCGCATGAGCCTGAGGGCATGTATTTCTGTGACAGACCGTAGTATCTGTTGGATGGGAGTCCGCTGTAGTTGACCCACTTCACTTTGGGATTGCTTTCAAGCCATTTTGCTACTGTCAGGGCGTTTTCACAGTGGCGTGGCACACGCAGGTGCAGTGTCTCAAGCCCGAGGTTGAGGAGGAATGCGTTCTGGGGTGACTGTATCGATCCAAGGTCGCGCATGAGCTGGGCTGTAGCCTTGGTGATATAGGCGTTGCGTCCGAAAGCCTTGGTGTAGGTGAGTCCGTGATATGAGTCGTCGGGAGTGGTCAGTCCGGGGAATTTGTCGGCATGCTCTTCCCAGGGGAAGTTTCCGCTGTCAATAATCACTCCTCCTACGCTTGTTGCGTGACCGTCCATGTATTTGGTGGTGGAGTGGGTTACTATGTCGGCTCCCCATTCAATCGGGCGGCAGTTGATGGGTGTGGGGAAAGTGTTGTCGACTATCAGAGGCACGCCATGGGAATGGGCGATGCGGGCGAATTTCTCTATGTCGAGAACTTCGCATCCGGGATTGGATATGGTCTCTCCGAATAGCAGTTTGGTGTTGGGGCGGAAAGCTGATGCAATCTCCTCCTCCGATGCATTAGGATCAACGAATGTGCATTCTATGCCGAGTTTGCGGAGGGTCACGCCAAAGAGATTGTAGGTGCCGCCGTAGATATTGGATGATGTCACGAGGTGGTCGCCTGCCTGGCATATGTTGAATACGGCATAGAAGTTTGCCGCCTGCCCGGATGAGGTGAGCATTGCCCCCACACCGCCTTCAAGTGCGGCTATCTTGGAGGCAACGGCATCGTTGGTGGGGTTTTGAAGACGAGTGTAGAAGTAGCCTGATTCCTCAAGGTCGAAAAGGCGGGCCATATGTTCGCTCGAATCGTACTTGAATGTTGTGCTCTGATAGATGGGCAGCACTCGTGGCTCACCGTTTTTGGGTTGCCATCCACCTTGCACACATATTGTGGCTGCTGTGTATTTCTTGTTGTTCTCCATTGCGTCGTTATTTATTGATCGAAAAAACAATCAAGGACTTCCCCTCTGTTATCATGGCGGGAAGTCCTTGGATGTGGGTTTCAGCTTTTGAAGGCTTAAGCTATGTTGTGGCTGTGATTAAGCGTTCTTAACCTTGTCGACAACAGCCTTGAAAGCGGCGGGATTGTTGAGGGCGAGGTCAGCGAGCACCTTGCGGTTGATCTCGATTCCTGCCTTGTGGATGAGGCCCATGAGCTTGGAGTATGAAAGATCCTCAAGGCGGGCTGCTGCGTTGATACGCTGTATCCAGAGGGCACGGAAGTTGTTCTTCTTGTCCTTGCGGTCGCGGTAAGCGTAGGTAAGACCCTTTTCCCAGGTGTTCTTTGCTACGGTCCACACGTTGCGGCGGCATCCGAAGTAACCACGGGTGAGTTTGAGGATTTTCTTGCGGCGAGCTCTTGAAGCTACATGATTTACTGATCTTGGCATTTTGCGAAATGTTTTGTGAACGTCAGCGGCACATTATGCTCTTGATTAAATTTAGGGGTGGCTGACCGTTCGGTTAACTTAATTGGAATTAAATCACGTTTTCTCGATCGGAGAAAATATGTCGTTTTGGTCTCGGCAGTCAGGATTACTTGAGTGCGAGGAGCTCCTTGACATTAGATTCGTTAGCGTGAGCTACAGTGCTGGAGTGGGTCAGATTGCGCTTCTGCTTCTTGGTCTTTTTGGTCAGGATGTGGCTCTTGTAGGCATGTTTTCTCTTGATCTTTCCTGTTCCGGTAAGGGCGAACCTCTTTTTGGCACCGGAATTAGTCTTAATCTTTGGCATTTTGAATGTTGTTAAAAATATGATTTGATTCTTAGCGGCCGGTGATCAATCGGGACCGGCGCGCCTGTATGTTGCTTTATGTGTGCCCGGTGGGTCCCGGGCGTGAGTCGAGGCGACTGAGTGTTACTTCTTCTTGGGGCTGAGCATTATTATCATGCGCTTCCCTTCGAGAACCGGCATCTGGTCAACCTTGCCGTATTCCTCAAGATCGTTGGCGAAACGGAGGAGCAGGACTTCTCCTTGCTC
The sequence above is drawn from the Duncaniella freteri genome and encodes:
- a CDS encoding O-acetylhomoserine aminocarboxypropyltransferase/cysteine synthase family protein, which produces MENNKKYTAATICVQGGWQPKNGEPRVLPIYQSTTFKYDSSEHMARLFDLEESGYFYTRLQNPTNDAVASKIAALEGGVGAMLTSSGQAANFYAVFNICQAGDHLVTSSNIYGGTYNLFGVTLRKLGIECTFVDPNASEEEIASAFRPNTKLLFGETISNPGCEVLDIEKFARIAHSHGVPLIVDNTFPTPINCRPIEWGADIVTHSTTKYMDGHATSVGGVIIDSGNFPWEEHADKFPGLTTPDDSYHGLTYTKAFGRNAYITKATAQLMRDLGSIQSPQNAFLLNLGLETLHLRVPRHCENALTVAKWLESNPKVKWVNYSGLPSNRYYGLSQKYMPSGSCGVIAFGLHGSREDAIKFMDRLKFIAIVTHVADARTCVLHPASHTHRQLTDEQLREAGVAPDLIRLSVGIEDVNDIIADIEQALS
- the rplT gene encoding 50S ribosomal protein L20, whose product is MPRSVNHVASRARRKKILKLTRGYFGCRRNVWTVAKNTWEKGLTYAYRDRKDKKNNFRALWIQRINAAARLEDLSYSKLMGLIHKAGIEINRKVLADLALNNPAAFKAVVDKVKNA
- the rpmI gene encoding 50S ribosomal protein L35 is translated as MPKIKTNSGAKKRFALTGTGKIKRKHAYKSHILTKKTKKQKRNLTHSSTVAHANESNVKELLALK